From the Planctomycetia bacterium genome, the window CGACACGGCGACAGCCGAGACTTGCAGCGTCAGCCGAACGATCTCCGCTAACTCGCCCGAATCGGTCATACTATTCATCGCCGCTGGATCCGGTTTCCCTATCGTCGTCCGAAAGACGAATGATTCGGCCGGCTACTTCGGCTTCTTCGCCCGCGGCTTGCGGGTGCGGGCCGGTTCGGCTGCGGCGGCGAAGTGCGGCGCGGCGGGTTGCGCGTGTGCCGTGTCGGCGGCAGGTTCGGCGACGGCCGTGGTGCGGACATCGTCCGTCCGTTGGTGGTCGTACTCGTCCGCCGCATCGTCTTCGACCGACACCTTGCCCGACGTCCCGGGGAAGACCATGATCTCGCCGAACAGATTCGACTGTTCCGTTTTCACGCTATGGTGCCGGGCCAATTCGAGCACGGCGAGGAACATGCCGACGAGCTTCGACTTGTGCATGCCCGGCTCGAAGAGCTCGCCGAGCGCGACACTGCCCTGTTCATTCAGCAACGCGGCGATGCGTTTCATATGCACGTGGATCGGCGTGTCGTCGTACACGATGTTCGTCTGCGCCGGGCCTTTGCGATCGCGCACGATCCGCGCAAACGCGCTGACCAAGTCCCACAACTCGACCTCTTGAATCGCTTCGTTCGCCAGATCGTCGGTCGGGCTCGGGCGTTCGATGGCGAGCCGGCCGAAGTGCTCTTGCCACGTTCGGCATTTGTCTTCGAGCATGCTCGCGGCATCGCGAAACTTTTTGTATTCGAGCAGTTGGCGCACGAGGTCTTGCCGCGGGTCGTCGAGCGGCTCTTCGACTTCGTCCGCGTGCGGCAACACCAACCGCGACTTGATCTCGATCAGCGTGCTCGCCATTTCGAGAAACTCGCCGATCCCGTCGATGTCGAGCTTCTCCAGTAAGTCGAGATGCGCGCAGAACTGTTCCGTGACGAGCGCAATCGGCATGTCGACGATGTCGATCTCGTGTTTGCGCACGAGATACAACAACAGATCGAGCGGGCCGCGAAACGATTCCAGGTCGACACGAAAGTTCATCGATAGTTCGTCGTCCGTCTGTGGGCGCGAAACAGGCGAAGGCCTACGGCGGCGAAGCGACGTAAGGGCAACGTTCATCGAGAAACTCACGCACTACGAGGACGACGTCGCAGCCGAGCTCCGAACAAGAAGCTCCGGCCGGCGACACCGCTTCATCGTAACACGCGCCGCGCGAGCGCGGCATGATCCCGAGAATCGTTGCGATCCTTAAGTTCTTTTCGACCGTTACAGCTTGCCGGCTTGAGGTTTCCCGCCGGCGGCGGCACGCCTTTCCTTAAACGAAGCACACGTATAGACTTACTAGCAACGCAGGCCGTCGCCGCTTGCGGTTTCGCGAGCCCTCGTCACGGGAGCATTCGACGATGAACTACGAACAACTTTGGGCTCCTTGGCGGCTCGGCTATATCCAAGGGGGGGAAGCCCAGGACGAAGCGCCGCGGGCCGAACCGCGCTGGCGCGAAGGGGCCGATCATGCGTGTTTCCTCTGCCGCGACGTCGCCACGCCCGAGGATGATCGGCGCAACTTCGTCGTCGGGCGGGGAGCGCGAACGCTGATCGTGCTCAATCGCTACCCCTACAACAACGGCCATCTGCTGATTGCACCGCAAGCACACAAAGGCCGGCTCGACGAACTGGAGCCCGAGGAACATTTGGAACTAATGCAGACGCTCGCACGACTCGTCGGTATCGTCGAAAAAAAATTGAACGCCGAGGGGATCAACGTCGGTCTCAATCTCGGCAAGATCGCCGGAGCAGGTCTGCCCGGCCATCTCCATTGGCATGTCGTTCCGCGGTGGAACGGCGACACGAATTTTATGCCGGTCTTCGCCGGAGTGCGGGTCATCCCGCAATCGCTCGACACGCTTTGGGAGTTCCTGACGGATGCGCTCAAGTCCGACGCCGTTTAACGGCCCGCTACAGAGATCGTCGCAAACATTCGTCGATCGCGAGCGCGCGCTGCTGGCCGATTATGCGATGGCCGGCGCAGCCTCGAAGGGGCGGAAGCACGAAGAACCGACTCACGCCTACCGGAGCCCGTTCCAGCGCGATCGCGATCGGATCGTGCATAGCACGGCTTATCGTCGGCTGAGCGGCAAGACGCAAGTGTTCACGCGCGAAATGGGAGACTTCCACCGGACGCGGCTCACGCATACGCACGAAGTGGCGAGCGTGTCGCGCACGTTGGGCCGCGCGCTTCGCTTAAACGAAGACCTGATCGAAGCCCTCGCCCTCATGCACGACATCGGGCATCCCCCGTTCGGACACGCCGGCGAAGACGTGCTCGACGACTGCGTGCGGGCTCAGGCGAGCACGGGCGAGGTCGGGTTCTCGCACAACCGGCAAGCGCTACGCATCGTCGAGATCATCGAGCAACGCTACCCGGAATTCTCGGGGCTGAATTTAAGCTTGGAAGTGCTCGAAGGGCAGCAAACGCGAGCGATGAAGCGGGGCTCGGCGACGAGGCCGCTCTTGGAATCGCAAGTCGTCGACGCGGCCGACAGCACGGCTTACGACACGCACGACGTCGACGATGCGCTGCATCTCGGCTTGCTTACGATCGCCGAGCTCGACGAGGTGCCGCTGTGGCGCGAGGCGACGTCGCGCGTCCGCAGCCGTTATGCGGCGCTCGAAGCCGGCGAACTCAAGCGCTGCATCTTGCATGAGCTGATCGATTGGCAAGTGAGCGATTTGCTTGCGTGCTCCACCGAACGACTCGAAGCCTGGGGGATCGAATCGACCGAGCAGGTGCGGCAGGCGCAAGTCATCGTGCGGCCGAACGACGAGCTGTTCGCCCTCAAGGCCGAGTTGGAAAAGTTCTTGTATGCCCGCGTGTATCGTCACCCGACGGTCGTCGCTTCCCGGCTCATTGCGCAACAGCAGCTACGCGAGATGTTCGCCGGCTTTACGAAGCGGCCGGAGCTGATGCCGGAGTCGTTTCGCCAACGGATCGAAGTCTACGGCCTCGGCCGAAGCGTGTGCGACTATCTCGCGGGCATGACCGATCGCTTCTGCCAGCAAGAGTATTTGCGGCTGTTTCCGGAGTGAACGACGGTCTACATCTGCCCGACTACATTTGCCCGTCTACATTTGCTCGACGACGTCGATATTCAACAACGTCAGGCCGAGCTTGATCGTGCGGGCCGTGAGATCGCAGAGCAATAGGCGGCTGTGCTTCGTTTCGTCCGTCGGCGCTTTCAGCACCGGGCATTGCTCGAAGAACGTCGAGTAGTGGTTCGCCAAATCGTAGAGATACGACGTGAGTACGTTCGGGCGGAAGTCGGCGACCGCCGTTTCCAGGGCTTCCTCGAAGCGCAAGATCGCGATCGCGAGCGCGCGCTCGGCAGGCAACTCGAGTTGCATTCCCGCCGCACTGCGGCGCAGCATGTCGACTAGGATCTCGCCCCGGCGGAAGATGCTACGCACGCGGGCATAGGCATACTGCATATACGTGGCCGTGTTGCCGCTCATCGCCAGCATCTTGTCGTAGCTGAACTCATAGTCACTGGTCCGGTTCTGCGACAGGTCGGCGTATTTCAACGCCCCGATGCCGACGATTTCGGCGATCCGTCGTCGATCTTCGGCGCTAAGCTCTGCGCCGCCGGTTTTGCGATCGTCGTTCTCGCTCACGATGGCATGAGCCCGATCGACCGCTTCGTCGAGTAGCGACTTGAGTCCAACGGCGTCGCCGGAGCGCGTCTTATACGGCCGGCCGTCTTTGCCGAGCACGGTGCCGAAGCTCACATGCCGGAAGTCGCAGGCAGCGAAACCCCAGAGCTTCGCGGCGGCGAACAGATGTTCGAAGTGCAGGCTCTGCCGATGGTCGACCACATAGAGCATCGCGTCGGGCTTCCAGCGCTGCATCCGGTAGCGGATCGTCGCGAGATCGGTCGTCGCGTAGAGAAACGCGCCGTCTTTTTTCCGAATGAGCATCGGCACTTCTTGGTCGGGAAAGAAGACGCAGAGCGCGCCGTCGCTTTCGCGGGCGATCCCTTTACGCTTGAGCTCTTCGACGACGTCGGATAGTTGATCGTGGTAGAAGCTCTCGCCGAGCGTTTCGTCGAACGTGACCGATAATCGCTTGTACGTCTCTTCCAGCGTCGTGAGGCACGGCGGCATAAACTCTTGCCAGAGCCGCAGGTTCTCGGCATCGCCGGAGTGCAGCTTCGCGGTCTCTTCGAGCACGGCCGAGCCGATCTTCGGATGCGCCGCGGCGAGCTTCGCCAGTGCGGCGTCGGCGTCGATCTGCGCGAGCTTGGCTTCGAGATCGGCAACGGCCTCGCGCTGTTCGCCGACGTCGCGCTGCGCTTTCTTCAGCGTTTGCGCGGCCTTTTTATCGGCGTTTTTGTCCCCGGTCGGCTTCGTCGCTTCGGCGACTCGGAGCATCGCTTCGGTGCCTGCGAGCTTTTCGCGGAGCTTCGGCAACTCGTCCTTGCCTTGGAAGTAGCCGACGAGTTGATTCACCTGTCGATACAACCGCGACAGCTCATCTACCGGGTTCGCCTTGTACGCCGCTTCGTCGCGGAAGTGGCGGAAGCCGTAGATGATCATGCCGAACTGCGTCCCCCAGTCGCCGATGTGGTTGTCGCCGACGGCGTGGTGCCAGAGGAAGTTCAGCGTCCGGCAAATGCTGTCGCCGATCGCGGTCGAACGGATGTGTCCGACGTGCATCGGTTTCGCGACGTTCGGGCCGGAGAAGTCGACGACGTAGGTCTTCGGCTCGGCGACCGGCGCGATGTTCAAGCGTTCGTCGCGCACGGCGATCTGCAATTGCGCCGTGAGCCAATCGTCGCGCAGTTTCAAGTTGATGAAGCCCGGGCCGGCGATCGAAGGCTCGTCGCAAAATTCCGCGACGTCGAGCTTGGCTTTGATCTCTTCGGCCACTTCGCGCGGCGGGCGCTTCAAGAGCTTGCCGAGCGGCATCGCGCTGTTGATCTGGTAGTCGCCGTTGCGCGGGTCTTGGCTCGGGATGACCATCTCGACGACGGTCGCAATGTCGGCCGGCGAGACCCAACCGGAGAGAGCCGCTTCGAGGCGATCGCGCAACAATCGACGAGCATTCATGGCCGTGGCTTCAACTTAGTCGAGGAAATTCGAGTCGAGAGAAACGTAATCCGCCGATTGGAAACGATGCGACCGGATTGTTCAACCCGGCGGGGCGTTGGCAAGCGGGGGACGTGAGTTGCTCGGTAGCTCGGGTGCGCGTGGAAGAGTGGCGACTTACGTCCCTCGCTCACCGAGAGGGCGGCTCGATCCGGCGGTGCGCTTCGTCCGGCGCTTGTGGCATACGGCACGTGGAACGTGCCTGCTACTTTACTTCGCTGGGTCTTTCGGCGTGAACGGTACGCGCTTCGCGCCGGTCCAAAGTTCGTCGAGGCGGTAGTAGTCGCGGGTCTTGCCGTCGAACAGATGGATGATGATGTCCCCGTAGTCGAGCAAGATCCAGCCGCCGGTTTGATAGCCTTCGACGCCGAGCCGGCGATCGCGCAGATCGTCTTCGAGCTTGTGGTCGATCTCTTCGCTGATGGCGTGGAGTTGCCGCGTGCTGGAGCCGGTCGCGATGACGAAGTAGTCGAACTCCGTCGTAAGCTCGCGCAGGTCGAGCACGACGATCTCTCGGGCTCGATTTTCGTGTGCCGTTTGAGCGGCTGCCAAGGCTCTGTTCAATGCTCGTTCGCGCGACGCTACCGCGGAGTTTTCGACTTTCAAGCTGCTGGTGGCCACGACCGTCCCTCGGGTGAATCTGCTGCGAACTATCTCCATTCTACCGAGACAAGAGGAATCGGCGGAAGGTTCTTTGCCGGGGCGGCGGAATTTTCCCCTCCCGGGCCGGCGGAGAGCGGCAGATGCGCTAAAATGTGTCGATCTTGCCTCGTTTCATGCCGTTTTCAGCGAGAACACCCGATGGCCGACCCAAGCAAACCGACGAACGACACTTGGCTGGAAGAAGGAAGCAAAGCGCCGGACTTCACGCTCGCCTCGGATCAAGGGCCACCGGTCAAGCTCGGCGGACTCCGCGGCGGGCCGGTCGTCGTCTACTTTTATCCGCGCGACGACACGCCGGGCTGCACGCGCGAGGCCTGCGCATTTCGCGATCGGAGCGGCGAGCTGAAAGCACACGGAGCTACGGTGCTCGGCATCAGCACCGACGATGTGAAGAGCCACGGGAAGTTCCGCGACAAGTTCTCCTTAAACTTTCCCCTCTTGGCCGACGTCGACCACAAGACGGCCGAAGCGTTCGGTGCCTGGCGCGAGAAGAATATGTACGGCAAGAAGTCGATGGGGATCCAGCGCTCGACGTTTCTGATCGACGGCGCGGGCATCGTGCGCAAGGTGTGGCGCAAGGTAAACGTCGACGGTCATGATGCCGAAGTCCTCGCGGCCTTAGACGCACTCGGCGCGAAACCGGAAAAGCCGAAGGCCACGGCGACGAAAACTGCGCCGGTGAAAAAAGCCGTGGCGAAGTCGCCGCCGACGAAGGTCGCGAAGAAAAAAACTACGAAGAAGAAAAAGTAGCTCGTCGCGCTGGCGACTAGACTGCGACCGGCTCGTAAAGCTTCGGCCGTGGCGCTTCGATCTTCGGCAGGCGCTCGAGTTCGTCGTCGATCGCGGCGGCGAGCCCTAGCGCGTGTGCCCCGTACATCAGCGTGGCATGCGTGCCGGTGATGTTGCGTACGCGGATCGGTCCGCGAATGAGATGCTCCCAACCGAGCAGCGGTGTCTGCACGGCGGACAACGGTTGACGGGCGGCGCGAAACAGATGCGCGCCCCCTTGGAGCGGGCCGGCGATATAGCGCTCGATTGCGTGGAAGTGTTCCTTAATCATCCGGAGCCGGACCGGCGAGAAGAACGAAATGTCTTCCGCGAAGTGGCTCATGAACTCGCCGTCGGCTGTGCATTGCGCCGCGTCGCCGTCGGCCGGCGCTCGGTCGGCGCGGCCGAGTAAGCGACGAGCCGTTTTTGCGACCGCCTGTCGGCAGCGCGCGAGTGCGCGGCGGCGTTCGGTCGCCGGCATGCCGGCGAGTTCGCCGAGGTAGAGCGGGAGATTGCGCGATAGGGCCCGAAGGCGATGGAAGCGCGAAGCGGTCAGAGTTCGTTCGAGCGCGAGCGGGACACCGGCATCGAGCAGCCCAAGGAATTCGACCTCTTCGCCGAGCGCTTCGAGTTGCCGCGCGATTTCGTAGGCCATCCACGCGCCCGACGAATAACCGGCAAGTCGATAAGGGCCCTGCGGCTGAATGCCACGGAGCATTTCGATGTAGTCGCGCGCACACGCTGCGACTTCCGCGACGTGTGCGTCGGGCGATTCGTCGTTGAGTCGAGGCAATTGGATGCCGTACACGGCTTGCGTCGAACGGAGCGCGGCGATCGTTTCGCGATAGATCCACACATCGCCGGCCAGCGAATGGAGGAAGAACAACGGTCGGCCGAGTTCTCCTTCCCGCAGCAAGACCGGCGCGTCGTAGACTTCATCGACCGAGTATTCGAGCGCCGCGGCCAAGTGCTCGACCGTGCGACACTCGAAGAGCATCGTCGGCGTCACTTTGCGGCCGACAGTCGCTTCAAGCCTCGCCGTGAGCGACATCGCTTTGAGCGAGTCGCCGCCCAGCGCGAAGAAGTCGTCGTGCAGGCCGATCTCGTCGAGCTGAAACGTCTCGCGCCAGACCTCGAGAATCTGTCGTTCGAGTTCCGTCGTTTCGATCGCTCCTTGAGGATCTTCCGCGTCGTCCTTCGGCTCGAAGTAGAAGGGCTCCGGCAATGCGCGACGATCGATCTTGCCGTTCGCACTTTGCGGCAGGCTTTCCAATTGCAGAAAAGTCTGCGGCACCATGTATTCCGGCAGCCGATCTTGCGCGAACAACCGCAACGCCTCGGCGCTCCACGACGCGCCGGGCTGCAAGACCACGTAAGCCGCGAGATAGCGCGTCGCCGACGGCGAAGTCACCACGACGACCACGGCATCGCGCACCGTCGGATGTTGCAGCAACGTCGCTTCGATCTCGCCCGGCTCGATCCGAAAGCCGCGAAGCTTCACTTGGTTGTCGAGTCGGCAAACGTATTCGAGTTGTCCGTCGGCGCGGAAGCGCACCAAGTCGCCGGTTCGATAGTAACGCCCCGGCGGAATCTCCGGCGACGGGTTCTCGACGAACTTTTGCCGTGTGAGATCCTCGCGCCCGAGATAGCCTTCGGACACTCCGAGCCCGCCGATGTAAAGCTCCCCTTCCTTGCCGGGAGCGACGAGTCGGCCTGCCTCGTCGAGAAGATATAGGAGCGTGTTATCGATCGGGCGCCCGATCGGCGGCGCATCGCCGGCGTCGGCGTCGCGCACGGGATCGTGTTCGTAGGTCGAGGAATAGATCGCCGTTTCGGTGGGACCGTAGACGTTGATCCAGCGAATCTTCCGGCCGCCGACTTGCAAAAATCTACGATATACGGCCAGCGACGCTTGTTCGCCGCCGACCATTAAAGCGCGCAACGTCGGAGGAAGTTCGCGGCGCGTTTCGTAGAGATAGTTCGTCAGCTCGCGCCAGAGCGAAGTCGTGACGAAGAAGCCGGAAAGCCGCTCCACGGCGATGAACTTGAGAAACCCGTCCATCGAGTCGAGCGTGTTCTGCCCGGGGAGCACGAGGGTTGCGCCGGCGTTCAACGTGCAGAAATGTTCTTCGAGCGAGGCATCGAAATTGATCGAAGCGAGTGCCGTGCGTCGATCGCCTACCTGGAGGCCGAGCATCCGAATGACGTAGGCGTTGTGGTTCGCGAGATTGCGATGCGTGAGCACGACCCCCTTCGGGGTTCCCGTCGAGCCCGACGTGTAGAGGACCACGGCTCGATCGGTCAGCGCGTGCGGAGCGTCTTGGAAGGCGTTCTTTGTCGCGATCGAGTCGGCTTTTTCAAAGGCCTGGAAGTCGGCGATCGAAAGCGTGCTTTGCGCGGTCGCCGCGATATCGGCCGGCAACGGTCGATCGTAGACGACGGACTTCGGCGCGGCGTCGGCTAGGATCGATTTCAAGCGTTGCGACGGATACTTCGGGTCGAGCGGCACGTAAACCGCGCCGGGCGACGACGTCGGCCGCGCGATGCAGTTCCGCAAACGTAACGCTCCGGTCTCCCTTCGCGACGGCCACGACGTCGGGCAGACTCGCAGCTTGCCGCATGAAGACCTCGAGGATCGAACCTTCGATCCGCCGCTCAGGGCCGTTGCGGCTCCAGTCGTCCAACAGCGCGCGCGCCTCGGGCCCGAGCCCGCTTGGGGCGGGCTCGTCGGAGTCGATCGTGTTATCGAATAATTGCGACATGGTTCTTAGATCGTCGGACCTACGGGAATCATTCCAATTCCGGCTGCGGCGTCTTGTCTTTCGTCGGGTGCGAACAAAGCTCGATCAACATTCCGCCGGTCCCTTGCGGGTGCAAGAAACCGATCCTCGCACCGTGGGCACCCAGGCGGGGAACACGGTCGATCAAACGCAAGCCGGCTTGCTCGGCGGCTTGGAGCGCTAAGGCCGTGTCGTCGACGAGGTACGCCGTGTGATGCAGGCCCGGCCCTCGCTTCGCGAGAAACTTGGCGATCGGCGAGGCCTCGTCGAGCGGTTCCAAGAGTTCGAGTCGGACGGCGCTCGCATCGGTGCCGAGCTGGTAAAAGGCGACGCGCACCTTCTGCTCCGCCACGACTTCTTCTCCCTCGAACACGGCTCCGAGAGTCGCTTCGTAAAACGGTCGCGCTGCGGCGAGGCTCGCCACGGCGATCCCTAAATGATCGAGTCCGCGAATGGCGACCGCGGCCGTGAGGCGCGCCAGCGGCGTCGGCTCGGCCGAGGGAAGCGCAGCTCCGCCGAGGCCCAACACCGGGGGCGTCGTCGAGAGAGGCGAATGAATGATCGTGGGAGCCATGCGTGTTACTCTACCGCTTCCGGCGACTCTGTTTGTTGGTCCGTTTGCTGAGTGGCGTTCTGCTCGTATTCGCCGAACACATCGGCCAGCACGCGACAGATTTCGCCGATCGTGGCGTAAGCCTTCACCGCCGCGACGATCGGCGGCATCAGGTTCTCGGTCCCTCGGGCAGCCGTGCCTATCTCGGCGAGCGTCCGTTCGACGACCGCGACATCGCGATTCGCACGCACCGACCGCAAACGCTCGAGTTGCCCGGCGGTCGCTTGTTCATCCAACCTGAAGAGCGGAATCGACGGGGCTTCTCCCGTCGTGTGGCAATTCACGCCGACGATCGAGCGCTCGCGCGTGTCGATCGCCCGATTGAAGCGGTACGCCGAACGCTCGATCTCGCGCTGCGGGTAGCCGCGCTCGATCGCCGCGACCATGCCGCCGAGATCGTCGATCGCTTCGATGTAGGCTTCGGCTTCTTGCTCGATGCGGTCGGTCAGCGCTTCGACGTAGTAGCTCCCCCCGAGCGGATCGATCGTGTTGACGACGCCGCTTTCGTGCGCGATCACCTGCTGCGTGCGCAGCGCGAGCGAAACGGCTTCTTCCGTCGGCAGCGAGAGAGCTTCGTCTTTGCTGTTCGTATGCAACGACTGCGTGCCGCCGAGCACCGCGGCGAGGGCTTGAATCGTGACGCGCACGACGTTGTTTTCCGGTTGTTGCGCCGTGAGCGTTACGCCGCCGGTTTGCGTGTGGAAGCGAAGCATGCAACTACGCGGGTCTTGCGCGCCGAAACGCTCGCGCATGATGCGGGCATACAAGCGCCGGGCCGCGCGAAACTTCGCCGCTTCCTCGAACAGGTCGGTATGTGCAGCGAAAAAGAACGCCAAGCGGGGGCCGAAGTCGTCGATCGCGAGTCCGGCTTGCAGGGCCGTTTCGATGTAGCAGATCGCATCGGCCAGCGTGAAGCCGACCTCTTGCGCGGCCGTGCTGCCGGCCTCGCGAATGTGGTAGCCGCTGATGCTGATCGTGTTGAACTTCGGCGTGGCGCTCGTGCAATAAGCGAAGATATCGCTCGTGATTCGAAGCGAGGCTTGCGGCGGAAAGCGATACGTGCCGCGAGCGATATACTCTTTGAGAATGTCGTTCTGCAGTGTGCCGGTCAGCTTCGCAGGGGAAACTCCCTGTTGCTCCGCGACTGCAATGTACATCGCCAGTAAGATCGCGCCGGTGGCGTTGATCGTCATCGAGGTCGAGACCGCGTCGAGCGGAATGCCGTCGAAGAGCGTTTCCATATCGGCGAGAGAATCGATCGCCACGCCGACGCGCCCGACCTCGCCTACGGCTTCCGGCGCATCGCTGTCGTAACCGATTTGCGTCGGCAGATCGAACGCTACGGACAGGCCTGTGCTGCCTTGGGCGAGCAGGTAGCGATAACGTCGATTCGATTCTTCGGCGGTCGAGAAGCCGGCATATTGCCGCATCGTCCAGAGCCGGCCGCGATACATCGTCGGCTGCACGCCGCGCGTGTAGGGAAACTGACCGGGAAAGCCAAGCTTCTCGACATAGCCCTGCGCGGCATCGTCGGAAGGAAGATAGAGTCGTTCGACGGGGTCGTTGCTCGCGGTCACGAACGTCGGGATGCGCTCCGGCGATTTGCGCAGCGCGTCGGCCAGCAGGCCCGCACGCCAATCGTGGGCCGCGTCGGCGAGTTGCGTCGTCGTGTTGGGTGCGACGTTCGACATGAATCCCAGGCTCGATTCTCGGCAAAGAGTAATTGCGCTACGGACTGCCCGATTCTCAACTCAAACCTGCGCGACATCCGTGTTCGCGACCGTGATCTTCGCTCCGCCGAGCACACGCTCGAACGCCGCGACGATCTCGGCCGCAGACGCGCCGGGCGTGAACACGGCTTGCACTCCGAGCGACATTAAAAAATCGACATCTTTCGCAGGGATGACGCCCCCCCCGAACAGATAAATGTGGCTCGCATCCCGTTCTTTCAGGGCCTCGACCACCTGAGCGAACAAGAAATTATGCGCTCCAGATAAGAGGCTTAGGCCGATGGCGTCGACTTGGCGGAAAATTCCCGCAGCGACAATCTGTCGTGGAGTTCGACGGATGCCGGTGTAGGAAACTTCAAAGCCTGCATCGCGCAAGACTTGCGCCACGTACTTCGCTCCACGGTCGTGGCCGTCGAGGCCCGGCTTGGCGATGAGGATTCGTTTGGGTTGTGGAAAACCGAGAGGGGGCACCGGTGCGGTCGACGTCGGTTGCCAGAACTCCGGAATCGATTGGCGCGAATTTTCCATTAATGTCGCACCTCGACGGTGTCCGGCGAACTGGCCGGCTCGGCGACTCTCGGTGCATTAAGAAACGCCTCATCGCTCGAGGCGGCTGGCCTCGCGACGGGGCGGCGTCGGCCTGAGTAGGCCGCTTCCGCGCGGTCGATCGCTTTGCGAAGTTTCGTCGCCAACGTACGGACGTGCGGCTCGAGCACCATGCTGTCGTGATCGCCGGGCACTTCCTGCAACTCGACTTCGACCCCATGCTGCGACCAGCCGTTGTCGGGGAAGATGAAGCGGCGATCGTGGTTGATCATCCGGTTCGGACCGAAGACGTGCGTCGGCTTCTGTCGCGGACG encodes:
- a CDS encoding methylmalonyl-CoA mutase family protein; this translates as MSNVAPNTTTQLADAAHDWRAGLLADALRKSPERIPTFVTASNDPVERLYLPSDDAAQGYVEKLGFPGQFPYTRGVQPTMYRGRLWTMRQYAGFSTAEESNRRYRYLLAQGSTGLSVAFDLPTQIGYDSDAPEAVGEVGRVGVAIDSLADMETLFDGIPLDAVSTSMTINATGAILLAMYIAVAEQQGVSPAKLTGTLQNDILKEYIARGTYRFPPQASLRITSDIFAYCTSATPKFNTISISGYHIREAGSTAAQEVGFTLADAICYIETALQAGLAIDDFGPRLAFFFAAHTDLFEEAAKFRAARRLYARIMRERFGAQDPRSCMLRFHTQTGGVTLTAQQPENNVVRVTIQALAAVLGGTQSLHTNSKDEALSLPTEEAVSLALRTQQVIAHESGVVNTIDPLGGSYYVEALTDRIEQEAEAYIEAIDDLGGMVAAIERGYPQREIERSAYRFNRAIDTRERSIVGVNCHTTGEAPSIPLFRLDEQATAGQLERLRSVRANRDVAVVERTLAEIGTAARGTENLMPPIVAAVKAYATIGEICRVLADVFGEYEQNATQQTDQQTESPEAVE
- a CDS encoding cobalamin B12-binding domain-containing protein, producing the protein MENSRQSIPEFWQPTSTAPVPPLGFPQPKRILIAKPGLDGHDRGAKYVAQVLRDAGFEVSYTGIRRTPRQIVAAGIFRQVDAIGLSLLSGAHNFLFAQVVEALKERDASHIYLFGGGVIPAKDVDFLMSLGVQAVFTPGASAAEIVAAFERVLGGAKITVANTDVAQV